One window of the Pogoniulus pusillus isolate bPogPus1 chromosome 38, bPogPus1.pri, whole genome shotgun sequence genome contains the following:
- the RPUSD4 gene encoding pseudouridylate synthase RPUSD4, mitochondrial gives MAAAGGGCGLWRRLGAGGGWAVRAASSGRRAAAEAPRAEELAERLRARKREEEKREAPQDAAQRRVRQLATLGRRLQQLHPNVLAKILKEGTLFQNEEIVVINKPYGLPVHGGPGVKNCITDVLPILAKMLENMKAEPLHLCHRLDKETTGVMVLARSKEVADRIRLLFKTRQVEKIYWAISLGEPDPAEGVVEIPMVEKEVQSHQSHYKMTLAPSYRLRPEDGREVRTRRERGAESAVTRYRCLATAAACSLLELQPITGVKHQIRVHLAYGLGCPILGDHKYSHWSKLAPQKLPEVTLRRLRLQQSKARHLPLHLHARRLCLPLGQQLDLVCKPPPFFQKTLEKLELDISRD, from the exons ATGGCGGCGGCCGGCGGCGGCTGCGGGCTGTGGCGGCGGCTCGGGGCCGgcgggggctgggctgtgcgggcagccagcagcggccggcgggcggcggcggaggcCCCCCGGGCCGAGGAGCTGGCGGAGCGGCTGCGGGCGCgaaaaagggaggaggagaagcgaGAG GCGCCCCAGGACGCGGCGCAGAGGCGGGTGCGGCAGCTGGCCACGCTGGGCAggcggctgcagcagctgcaccccAACGTGCTGGCCAAGATCCTCAAGGAGGGGACCTTGTTCCAGAACGAGGAGATTGTGGTGATCAACAAACCCTACGGCCTGCCCGTGCACG GAGGCCCTGGGGTCAAGAACTGCATCACTGATGTGCTGCCAATTTTGGCCAAGATGTTGGAGAACATGAAAGCTGAGCCACTCCACCTCTGCCACCGGCTGGACAAAGAGACCACCGGCGTGATGGTGCTGGCACGGAGCAAGGAGGTGGCAGACAGGATCCGGCTCCTCTTCAAGACCCGGCAGGTGGAGAAGATCTACTG GGCAATTAGCCTGGGGGAGCCTGACCCTGCCGAGGGTGTGGTGGAGATCCCCATGGTGGAGAAGGAGGTGCAGAGCCACCAGTCACACTACAAG ATGACGCTGGCCCCCAGCTACCGCCTGCGGCCGGAGGACGGGAGGGAGGTGAGGACGCGCAGGGAGCGCGGCGCCGAGAGCGCTGTGACTCGCTACCGCTGCCTGGCCACTGCCGCCgcctgctccctgctggagctgcagcccatCACGG GGGTGAAGCACCAGATCCGGGTCCACCTGGCCTATGGCTTGGGCTGCCCCATCCTGGGGGATCACAAATATTCCCACTGGAGCAAGCTGGCACCACAG AAGCTCCCCGAGGTCAccttgaggaggctgaggctgcagcagagcaaggctcGGCACCTGCCCCTGCACCTCCACGCCCGCCGGCTCTGTCTGCCGCTGGGCCAGCAGCTCGACCTCGTCTGCAAGCCTCCCCCCTTCTTCCAGAAGACgctggagaagctggagctggACATCAGCAGAGACTGA
- the PANX3 gene encoding pannexin-3 isoform X2 — protein sequence MSLSHTAAEFMLSDALLPEPGGARTRRLRLELPSDRLLKFVTVGLPLCLVSLAFAREFSAGSQISCFSPTNFTGKQAAYVDTACWDSLLHHGYDAEGQPLTKSLWVLKVFPYSLLVVAVLMYLPYLLWRYAAAPALHCDLLFIIDELDKSYNRSVRLVQHMRKVQQASAEPESFWEEYERARRQRYFEFPLLERYLACKQRAHALAFVYILRNLLLLLFLAATCLYLVFLHLNVFFQDEFSCSIKTGLLQAEPHIPPLIPCKLLFYSTFQLTSLSLGSVYVLLVPVVIYGALQLCQWDKGLLSVYEMLPAFDLLSRKMLTCPVNDLNIILLFLRANISHLTSFSRLNAVSALKEATPNREDIDTVVDFMTLLAGLEATKPKHPEAEGSASLSNGGARVMLRLCQWLALGRTESRIPGSFPGPKLQSEGCDCKEAPEPSWLQQPRWPGNGGAGTAASGLLRFAHFADLLLFLSLPRSETWSGSAGKTLPGLIRLCLTPPGAGRILGIQFDPLLPPVH from the exons ATGTCGCTGTCACACACGGCCGCCGAGTTCATGCTGTCGGACGCGCTGCTGCCGGAGCCCGGCGGGGCGCGCACTCGGCGGCTACGGCTGGAGCTGCCCAGCGACCGCCTGCTGAAGTTCGTCACCGTGGGGCTGCCTCTTTGCCTCGTCTCCTTGGCCTTCGCCCGCGAGTTCTCTGCCG gctcccagatcagctgcttctctcccaCCAACTTCACTGGGAAGCAGGCTGCCTACGTTGACACAGCCTGCTGGGACTCCCTGCTCCACCACGGCTATGACGCTGAGGGACAGCCTCTCACCAAGTCCCTCTGGGTGCTCAAG GTCTTCCCCTACTCACTGCTGGTGGTGGCGGTGCTGATGTACCTGCCCTACCTGCTGTGGCGCTACGCAGCCGCCCCCGCCCTGCACTGCGACCTCCTCTTCATCATCGATGAGCTGGACAAGTCCTACAACCGCTCCGTGCGCCTGGTGCAGCACATGAGGAAGGTCCAGCAGGCCAGCGCTGAGCCCGAGAGCTTCTGGGAGGAGTATGAGAG GGCTCGCCGCCAGCGCTACTTCGAGTTCCCGCTGCTGGAGCGGTACCTGGCCTGCAAGCAGCGCGCCCACGCCTTGGCCTTCGTCTACATCCTGAGgaacctcctcctgctcctcttcttgGCCGCCACCTGCCTCTACCTGGTCTTCCTCCACCTCAACGTCTTCTTCCAGGATGAATTCAGCTGCTCCATCAAAACGGggctgctccaggcagagccCCACATCCCCCCCCTCATCCCCTGCAAGCTGCTCTTCTACTCCACCTTCCAGCTCACCagcctctccctgggcagcgtcTACGTCCTCCTCGTCCCTGTTGTCATCTATGgcgccctgcagctgtgccagtgggACAAGGGTCTGCTCTCTGTCTACGAGATGCTGCCTGCTTTCGACCTCCTCAGCCGCAAGATGCTCACCTGCCCTGTCAACGACCTCAACATCATCCTGCTCTTCCTCCGTGCCAACATCTCACACCTCACCTCCTTCAGCCGCCTCAACGCTGTCAGTGCCCTGAAGGAAGCCACCCCCAACAGGGAGGACATCGACACCGTGGTGGACTTCATGacactgctggctgggctggaggccaccaaacccaaacaccctGAGGCCGAAGGCAGTGCTTCCCTCTCCAACGGCGGGGCTCGAG TGATGCTGAGGCTCTGCCAGTGGCTCGCCCTGGGCAGGACTGAATCCAGGATTCCAGGCTCCTTTCCCGGTCCCAAACTGCAGTCCGAAGGCTGCGACTGTAAGGAAGCGCCGGAGccgagctggctgcagcagccgcGTTGGCCTGGCAACGGCGGGGCCGGCACAGCCGCCTCTGGGCTGCTGCGGTTTGCCCACTTCGCtgacctcctcctcttcctctctctgcccaGAAGTGAAACCTGGAGTGGAAGCGCTGGGAAAACCCTCCCGGGACTCATTCGGCTCTGCTTGACCcctccaggagcaggcaggatccTAGGGATCCAGTTTGATCCACTCCTTCCTCCAGTGCATTAA
- the PANX3 gene encoding pannexin-3 isoform X3: MSLSHTAAEFMLSDALLPEPGGARTRRLRLELPSDRLLKFVTVGLPLCLVSLAFAREFSAGSQISCFSPTNFTGKQAAYVDTACWDSLLHHGYDAEGQPLTKSLWVLKVFPYSLLVVAVLMYLPYLLWRYAAAPALHCDLLFIIDELDKSYNRSVRLVQHMRKVQQASAEPESFWEEYERARRQRYFEFPLLERYLACKQRAHALAFVYILRNLLLLLFLAATCLYLVFLHLNVFFQDEFSCSIKTGLLQAEPHIPPLIPCKLLFYSTFQLTSLSLGSVYVLLVPVVIYGALQLCQWDKGLLSVYEMLPAFDLLSRKMLTCPVNDLNIILLFLRANISHLTSFSRLNAVSALKEATPNREDIDTVVDFMTLLAGLEATKPKHPEAEGSASLSNGGARVGSWSWISKAEPHPCPTLKDLWGCPFCPPLQFLTPTAVMLRLCQWLALGRTESRIPGSFPGPKLQSEGCD; the protein is encoded by the exons ATGTCGCTGTCACACACGGCCGCCGAGTTCATGCTGTCGGACGCGCTGCTGCCGGAGCCCGGCGGGGCGCGCACTCGGCGGCTACGGCTGGAGCTGCCCAGCGACCGCCTGCTGAAGTTCGTCACCGTGGGGCTGCCTCTTTGCCTCGTCTCCTTGGCCTTCGCCCGCGAGTTCTCTGCCG gctcccagatcagctgcttctctcccaCCAACTTCACTGGGAAGCAGGCTGCCTACGTTGACACAGCCTGCTGGGACTCCCTGCTCCACCACGGCTATGACGCTGAGGGACAGCCTCTCACCAAGTCCCTCTGGGTGCTCAAG GTCTTCCCCTACTCACTGCTGGTGGTGGCGGTGCTGATGTACCTGCCCTACCTGCTGTGGCGCTACGCAGCCGCCCCCGCCCTGCACTGCGACCTCCTCTTCATCATCGATGAGCTGGACAAGTCCTACAACCGCTCCGTGCGCCTGGTGCAGCACATGAGGAAGGTCCAGCAGGCCAGCGCTGAGCCCGAGAGCTTCTGGGAGGAGTATGAGAG GGCTCGCCGCCAGCGCTACTTCGAGTTCCCGCTGCTGGAGCGGTACCTGGCCTGCAAGCAGCGCGCCCACGCCTTGGCCTTCGTCTACATCCTGAGgaacctcctcctgctcctcttcttgGCCGCCACCTGCCTCTACCTGGTCTTCCTCCACCTCAACGTCTTCTTCCAGGATGAATTCAGCTGCTCCATCAAAACGGggctgctccaggcagagccCCACATCCCCCCCCTCATCCCCTGCAAGCTGCTCTTCTACTCCACCTTCCAGCTCACCagcctctccctgggcagcgtcTACGTCCTCCTCGTCCCTGTTGTCATCTATGgcgccctgcagctgtgccagtgggACAAGGGTCTGCTCTCTGTCTACGAGATGCTGCCTGCTTTCGACCTCCTCAGCCGCAAGATGCTCACCTGCCCTGTCAACGACCTCAACATCATCCTGCTCTTCCTCCGTGCCAACATCTCACACCTCACCTCCTTCAGCCGCCTCAACGCTGTCAGTGCCCTGAAGGAAGCCACCCCCAACAGGGAGGACATCGACACCGTGGTGGACTTCATGacactgctggctgggctggaggccaccaaacccaaacaccctGAGGCCGAAGGCAGTGCTTCCCTCTCCAACGGCGGGGCTCGAG TGGGAAGCTGGAGCTGGATCTCCAAGGCTGAGCCTCATCCCTGTCCCACTTTGAAGGACCTGTGGGGGTGCCCCTTTTGTCCCCCTCTTCAATTCCTGACTCCCACAGCAGTGATGCTGAGGCTCTGCCAGTGGCTCGCCCTGGGCAGGACTGAATCCAGGATTCCAGGCTCCTTTCCCGGTCCCAAACTGCAGTCCGAAGGCTGCGACT AA
- the PANX3 gene encoding pannexin-3 isoform X1, which produces MSLSHTAAEFMLSDALLPEPGGARTRRLRLELPSDRLLKFVTVGLPLCLVSLAFAREFSAGSQISCFSPTNFTGKQAAYVDTACWDSLLHHGYDAEGQPLTKSLWVLKVFPYSLLVVAVLMYLPYLLWRYAAAPALHCDLLFIIDELDKSYNRSVRLVQHMRKVQQASAEPESFWEEYERARRQRYFEFPLLERYLACKQRAHALAFVYILRNLLLLLFLAATCLYLVFLHLNVFFQDEFSCSIKTGLLQAEPHIPPLIPCKLLFYSTFQLTSLSLGSVYVLLVPVVIYGALQLCQWDKGLLSVYEMLPAFDLLSRKMLTCPVNDLNIILLFLRANISHLTSFSRLNAVSALKEATPNREDIDTVVDFMTLLAGLEATKPKHPEAEGSASLSNGGARVGSWSWISKAEPHPCPTLKDLWGCPFCPPLQFLTPTAVMLRLCQWLALGRTESRIPGSFPGPKLQSEGCDCKEAPEPSWLQQPRWPGNGGAGTAASGLLRFAHFADLLLFLSLPRSETWSGSAGKTLPGLIRLCLTPPGAGRILGIQFDPLLPPVH; this is translated from the exons ATGTCGCTGTCACACACGGCCGCCGAGTTCATGCTGTCGGACGCGCTGCTGCCGGAGCCCGGCGGGGCGCGCACTCGGCGGCTACGGCTGGAGCTGCCCAGCGACCGCCTGCTGAAGTTCGTCACCGTGGGGCTGCCTCTTTGCCTCGTCTCCTTGGCCTTCGCCCGCGAGTTCTCTGCCG gctcccagatcagctgcttctctcccaCCAACTTCACTGGGAAGCAGGCTGCCTACGTTGACACAGCCTGCTGGGACTCCCTGCTCCACCACGGCTATGACGCTGAGGGACAGCCTCTCACCAAGTCCCTCTGGGTGCTCAAG GTCTTCCCCTACTCACTGCTGGTGGTGGCGGTGCTGATGTACCTGCCCTACCTGCTGTGGCGCTACGCAGCCGCCCCCGCCCTGCACTGCGACCTCCTCTTCATCATCGATGAGCTGGACAAGTCCTACAACCGCTCCGTGCGCCTGGTGCAGCACATGAGGAAGGTCCAGCAGGCCAGCGCTGAGCCCGAGAGCTTCTGGGAGGAGTATGAGAG GGCTCGCCGCCAGCGCTACTTCGAGTTCCCGCTGCTGGAGCGGTACCTGGCCTGCAAGCAGCGCGCCCACGCCTTGGCCTTCGTCTACATCCTGAGgaacctcctcctgctcctcttcttgGCCGCCACCTGCCTCTACCTGGTCTTCCTCCACCTCAACGTCTTCTTCCAGGATGAATTCAGCTGCTCCATCAAAACGGggctgctccaggcagagccCCACATCCCCCCCCTCATCCCCTGCAAGCTGCTCTTCTACTCCACCTTCCAGCTCACCagcctctccctgggcagcgtcTACGTCCTCCTCGTCCCTGTTGTCATCTATGgcgccctgcagctgtgccagtgggACAAGGGTCTGCTCTCTGTCTACGAGATGCTGCCTGCTTTCGACCTCCTCAGCCGCAAGATGCTCACCTGCCCTGTCAACGACCTCAACATCATCCTGCTCTTCCTCCGTGCCAACATCTCACACCTCACCTCCTTCAGCCGCCTCAACGCTGTCAGTGCCCTGAAGGAAGCCACCCCCAACAGGGAGGACATCGACACCGTGGTGGACTTCATGacactgctggctgggctggaggccaccaaacccaaacaccctGAGGCCGAAGGCAGTGCTTCCCTCTCCAACGGCGGGGCTCGAG TGGGAAGCTGGAGCTGGATCTCCAAGGCTGAGCCTCATCCCTGTCCCACTTTGAAGGACCTGTGGGGGTGCCCCTTTTGTCCCCCTCTTCAATTCCTGACTCCCACAGCAGTGATGCTGAGGCTCTGCCAGTGGCTCGCCCTGGGCAGGACTGAATCCAGGATTCCAGGCTCCTTTCCCGGTCCCAAACTGCAGTCCGAAGGCTGCGACTGTAAGGAAGCGCCGGAGccgagctggctgcagcagccgcGTTGGCCTGGCAACGGCGGGGCCGGCACAGCCGCCTCTGGGCTGCTGCGGTTTGCCCACTTCGCtgacctcctcctcttcctctctctgcccaGAAGTGAAACCTGGAGTGGAAGCGCTGGGAAAACCCTCCCGGGACTCATTCGGCTCTGCTTGACCcctccaggagcaggcaggatccTAGGGATCCAGTTTGATCCACTCCTTCCTCCAGTGCATTAA
- the PUS3 gene encoding tRNA pseudouridine(38/39) synthase — MAEGSTAPDPEQLLRRVQELEEEVKRLQEKLREDKEDTGEKEAPSGAARGKKRQQRPFDFGAHGRRHVALKIAYLGWGYQGFASQENTTNTIEEKLFEALKKTRLVNDRQTSNYHRCGRTDKGVSAFGQVISLDLRSNLSEGKQLNGHGGGSRGEGEEEELRYTHILNRVLPADIRVLAWAPVGADFSARFSCLQRTYRYFFPCAGLDVALMNAAAQRFVGTHDFRNLCKMDVANGVLTFQRTIRSAAVTWAQQGAGSSQPQDPFRLCQFEVTGQAFLYHQVRCMMAILFLIGQGMESPEVIDELLDVERNPRKPQYSMAVEFPLVLYDCEFENLQWLYDRDVQEFNVTHLQQLWASHAVKTQVLRDMLQGLDAAPVAAANGPGNSTTILWGELKPPLQLQASSLMEGVRARTYKPLLARPRCQGLEARIRHFVRRGRIETPQGLHLGEDGDQQPPDSKRSHHGPESGAGTEQPPKRVCVDAE, encoded by the exons atggcagaggggagcaCAGCTCCCgatccagagcagctcctgaggagggtgcaggagctggaggaggaggtgaagcggctgcaggagaagctccGGGAGGACAAGGAGGACACCGGGGAAAAGGAAGCTCCTTCGGGCGCCGCCAGAGGCAAGAAGCGGCAGCAGCGACCCTTCGATTTCGGCGCTCACGGCCGCAGACACGTGGCACTGAAGATCGCCTACCTGGGCTGGGGCTACCAGGGCTTTGCCAGCCAGGAGAACACCACCAACACCATCGAGGAGAAGCTCTTCGAGGCCTTGAAGAAGACACGGCTGGTGAACGACAGGCAGACCTCCAACTACCACCGCTGCGGGCGCACCGACAAGGGGGTCAGCGCCTTCGGGCAG GTGATCTCCCTGGATCTCCGCTCCAACCTCTCGGAGGGGAAGCAGCTGAATGGCCACGGGGGTGGCTCCCGGGGcgagggtgaggaggaggagctgcgcTACACCCACATCCTCAACAGGGTGCTGCCCGCCGACATCCGGGTGCTGGCCTGGGCGCCGGTGGGTGCCGACTTCAGCGCCCgcttcagctgcctgcagaggaccTACCGCTACTTCTTCCCCTGCGCCGGCCTGGACGTGGCCCTCATGAACGCAGCGGCCCAGAGGTTCGTGGGCACCCACGACTTCCGCAACCTCTGCAAGATGGACGTGGCCAACGGAGTGCTCACCTTCCAGAGGACCATCCGCAGCGCCGCCGTCACCTGGGCGCAGCAGGGCGCGGGCAGCAGCCAGCCGCAGGACCCCTTCCGCCTGTGCCAGTTCGAAGTGACGGGACAGGCCTTCCTCTACCACCAGGTGCGCTGCATGATGgccatcctcttcctcatcgGCCAGGGCATGGAGAGCCCAGAGGTCATCGACGAGCTGCTGGACGTGGAGAGGAACCCCCGGAAGCCACAGTACAG cATGGCTGTTGAGTTCCCCCTGGTCCTCTACGACTGTGAGTTTGAGAACCTACAGTGGCTCTACGACCGAGATGTGCAGGAGTTCAACGTCacccacctgcagcagctctgggccagCCATGCTGTCAAGACTcaggtgctgagagacatgttACAGGGCCTGGATGCTGCTCCCGTAGCTGCTGCAAACG GCCCAGGGAACAGCACAACCATCCTCTGGGGCGAGCTGAAgcctcccctgcagctccaggccAGCAGCCTCATGGAAGGCGTCCGAGCCCGCACCTACAAGCCGCTGCTGGCACGGCCcaggtgccaggggctggaggccAGGATCCGCCACTTCGTGCGCAGGGGCCGCATCGAGACCCCCCAGGGCCTGCACCTGGGCGAGGACGGGGACCAGCAGCCCCCCGACAGCAAGAGGAGCCACCACGGCCCAGAGAGCGgcgctggcacagagcagcctcccaAGAGGGTCTGCGTGGACGCAGAGTGA
- the HYLS1 gene encoding centriolar and ciliogenesis-associated protein HYLS1: MEELTGLGRVSAEDEEQLAALLALYARQGHSRESTQSSEDACCEASLDLGVQPALPEEQRGTKRLVMKRKVLRHRPDGGVEISDESENDPEVWSLRQKMLQPETDDSISEGEMETSSSIFPRESEGDSPLLLRESRSRSSRTSQCSTAPKSFIPPRLEPLGHHRGKTDCVAKYFDYKREWDKFGIPGENPRLELRRSIREQMRCPPELPARAPQPCVPNTYIVPTEKKRAALRWAVRWELAKGLLPRGASRWLSKAHSF; this comes from the coding sequence ATGGAGGAGCTGACAGGCCTGGGCCGGGTCTCtgcagaggatgaggagcagctggcagccctgctggccctGTATGCCCGGCAGGGACACAGCAGGGAGTCGACACAGTCCTCTGAGGACGCCTGCTGTGAGGCCTCTCTCGATCTGGGGGTGCAGCCAGCCCTTCCCGAGGAGCAAAGGGGCACCAAGAGGTTGGTGATGAAGAGGAAGGTGCTAAGGCACAGACCTGATGGAGGAGTGGAGATCTCTGACGAGTCAGAGAACGACCCTGAGGTGTGGAGCCTGAGGCAGAAAATGCTCCAGCCTGAGACTGACGACAGCATCTCTGAGGGGGAGatggagaccagcagcagcatcttccccCGTGAGTCCGAAGGGGACAGTCCCCTCCTGCTCAGGGAGTCCCGGAGCCGGAGCTCTCGCACTTCTCAGTGCAGCACAGCGCCCAAATCCTTCATCCCCCCTCGGCTGGAGCCGCTGGGACATCACCGAGGCAAGACCGACTGCGTGGCCAAGTACTTCGACTACAAACGGGAGTGGGACAAGTTCGGGATCCCGGGGGAGAATCCGCGGCTGGAGCTGCGCAGGAGCATCCGGGAGCAGATGCGGTGCCCGCCCGAGCTGCCCGCCAGGGCCCCGCAGCCCTGCGTGCCCAACACCTACATCGTGCCCACCGAGAAGAAGCGGGCGGCGCTGCGCTGGGCGGTGCGCTGGGAGCTGGCCAAGGGCCTCCTGCCCCGCGGGGCCTCTCGCTGGCTCTCCAAAGCCCACAGCTTCTGA
- the PANX3 gene encoding pannexin-3 isoform X4 translates to MSLSHTAAEFMLSDALLPEPGGARTRRLRLELPSDRLLKFVTVGLPLCLVSLAFAREFSAGSQISCFSPTNFTGKQAAYVDTACWDSLLHHGYDAEGQPLTKSLWVLKVFPYSLLVVAVLMYLPYLLWRYAAAPALHCDLLFIIDELDKSYNRSVRLVQHMRKVQQASAEPESFWEEYERARRQRYFEFPLLERYLACKQRAHALAFVYILRNLLLLLFLAATCLYLVFLHLNVFFQDEFSCSIKTGLLQAEPHIPPLIPCKLLFYSTFQLTSLSLGSVYVLLVPVVIYGALQLCQWDKGLLSVYEMLPAFDLLSRKMLTCPVNDLNIILLFLRANISHLTSFSRLNAVSALKEATPNREDIDTVVDFMTLLAGLEATKPKHPEAEGSASLSNGGAREVKPGVEALGKPSRDSFGSA, encoded by the exons ATGTCGCTGTCACACACGGCCGCCGAGTTCATGCTGTCGGACGCGCTGCTGCCGGAGCCCGGCGGGGCGCGCACTCGGCGGCTACGGCTGGAGCTGCCCAGCGACCGCCTGCTGAAGTTCGTCACCGTGGGGCTGCCTCTTTGCCTCGTCTCCTTGGCCTTCGCCCGCGAGTTCTCTGCCG gctcccagatcagctgcttctctcccaCCAACTTCACTGGGAAGCAGGCTGCCTACGTTGACACAGCCTGCTGGGACTCCCTGCTCCACCACGGCTATGACGCTGAGGGACAGCCTCTCACCAAGTCCCTCTGGGTGCTCAAG GTCTTCCCCTACTCACTGCTGGTGGTGGCGGTGCTGATGTACCTGCCCTACCTGCTGTGGCGCTACGCAGCCGCCCCCGCCCTGCACTGCGACCTCCTCTTCATCATCGATGAGCTGGACAAGTCCTACAACCGCTCCGTGCGCCTGGTGCAGCACATGAGGAAGGTCCAGCAGGCCAGCGCTGAGCCCGAGAGCTTCTGGGAGGAGTATGAGAG GGCTCGCCGCCAGCGCTACTTCGAGTTCCCGCTGCTGGAGCGGTACCTGGCCTGCAAGCAGCGCGCCCACGCCTTGGCCTTCGTCTACATCCTGAGgaacctcctcctgctcctcttcttgGCCGCCACCTGCCTCTACCTGGTCTTCCTCCACCTCAACGTCTTCTTCCAGGATGAATTCAGCTGCTCCATCAAAACGGggctgctccaggcagagccCCACATCCCCCCCCTCATCCCCTGCAAGCTGCTCTTCTACTCCACCTTCCAGCTCACCagcctctccctgggcagcgtcTACGTCCTCCTCGTCCCTGTTGTCATCTATGgcgccctgcagctgtgccagtgggACAAGGGTCTGCTCTCTGTCTACGAGATGCTGCCTGCTTTCGACCTCCTCAGCCGCAAGATGCTCACCTGCCCTGTCAACGACCTCAACATCATCCTGCTCTTCCTCCGTGCCAACATCTCACACCTCACCTCCTTCAGCCGCCTCAACGCTGTCAGTGCCCTGAAGGAAGCCACCCCCAACAGGGAGGACATCGACACCGTGGTGGACTTCATGacactgctggctgggctggaggccaccaaacccaaacaccctGAGGCCGAAGGCAGTGCTTCCCTCTCCAACGGCGGGGCTCGAG AAGTGAAACCTGGAGTGGAAGCGCTGGGAAAACCCTCCCGGGACTCATTCGGCTCTGCTTGA